The Rhodothermales bacterium genome has a segment encoding these proteins:
- the lpdA gene encoding dihydrolipoyl dehydrogenase, which produces MASNYDVVVIGTGPGGYETAIRASQLGFKTAVIEKNKLGGVCLNIGCIPTKALLKSAEMMENARHLESYGLSGEVKADFGKVIDRSRGVADKMNKGVTFLMKKNKIDVLMGHARFAGKGKLEIEPSTDMDGKKVGEKTTVSAKHIIIATGARAREIPPLPVDGKKILSYKEAMLQKDQPKRLVVVGAGAIGVEFAYFYHNMGTEVTIVEVMDRLVPIEDEDVSKELGRTFRKMGINVMTDAQVQSVDTSGKVLKVKVKTKKGEEVIETDQVLSAVGVQGNVEDLNLDKVGIKPERGTIKVDGYGRTGVEGIYAIGDVAGPPWLAHKASHEGINCIEAIAGESHHEFTTDNIPGCTYCQPQIASVGMTEAKAKEAGYDIKVGKFPFSASGKASAAGHTEGFVKVIYDAKYGELLGCHIIGYDATELIAEAVTARVLETTAAEIMEAVHPHPTLSEAVMEATKAAYGKAINI; this is translated from the coding sequence ATGGCTTCCAACTACGACGTCGTCGTCATTGGTACCGGCCCCGGCGGCTATGAAACCGCCATTCGCGCGAGCCAGCTCGGCTTCAAGACGGCCGTCATCGAGAAGAACAAACTCGGCGGCGTGTGTCTGAACATCGGCTGTATCCCCACCAAGGCGCTGCTGAAGAGCGCCGAGATGATGGAGAACGCCCGCCACCTGGAATCCTACGGACTCTCCGGTGAGGTCAAGGCGGACTTCGGCAAGGTGATTGACCGCAGCCGCGGCGTCGCCGACAAGATGAACAAGGGCGTCACGTTCCTCATGAAGAAGAACAAGATCGACGTCCTCATGGGCCATGCCCGGTTTGCCGGCAAGGGCAAGCTGGAGATCGAGCCCTCCACCGACATGGACGGCAAGAAGGTCGGTGAAAAGACCACCGTGTCCGCCAAGCACATCATCATCGCCACCGGCGCCCGCGCCCGGGAGATTCCGCCGCTCCCCGTGGACGGCAAGAAGATCCTCTCCTACAAGGAGGCGATGCTCCAGAAGGATCAGCCCAAGCGGCTCGTGGTGGTCGGCGCTGGCGCCATCGGTGTCGAGTTCGCCTACTTCTACCACAACATGGGCACCGAAGTCACCATTGTCGAGGTCATGGACCGCCTGGTGCCCATCGAAGACGAGGACGTCTCCAAGGAACTCGGGCGCACCTTCCGCAAAATGGGCATCAATGTGATGACCGATGCGCAGGTGCAAAGCGTCGACACCTCCGGCAAAGTGCTCAAGGTCAAGGTGAAGACCAAGAAGGGAGAAGAGGTCATCGAAACTGACCAGGTCCTGTCCGCCGTGGGCGTGCAGGGCAACGTTGAAGACCTCAACCTGGACAAGGTGGGCATCAAGCCCGAGCGCGGCACCATCAAGGTGGACGGGTATGGCCGTACCGGCGTGGAAGGCATCTACGCCATCGGCGACGTGGCCGGCCCGCCGTGGCTGGCGCACAAGGCCTCGCACGAGGGCATCAACTGCATCGAGGCCATCGCCGGTGAAAGCCACCACGAGTTCACCACCGACAACATCCCCGGCTGCACCTATTGCCAGCCGCAGATCGCGTCCGTGGGCATGACGGAAGCGAAGGCCAAAGAAGCCGGCTACGACATCAAGGTCGGCAAATTCCCGTTCTCGGCATCCGGAAAAGCATCCGCCGCAGGCCACACCGAGGGCTTCGTCAAAGTCATCTACGACGCGAAATACGGCGAGCTTCTCGGCTGCCACATCATCGGCTATGACGCGACCGAGCTGATTGCCGAGGCCGTGACCGCACGCGTGCTGGAGACAACCGCGGCGGAGATCATGGAGGCCGTCCACCCGCACCCGACCCTGTCGGAAGCCGTTATGGAAGCCACCAAGGCCGCCTACGGCAAGGCCATCAACATCTGA
- the metG gene encoding methionine--tRNA ligase, with protein sequence MASTPKRTLVTAALPYANGPIHIGHLAGAYLPSDIYCRYKRIAGEDIVFICGSDEMGVAIMVRARKEGTTPQEIVDRYHPVIEDAFQRFGMSFDHYGRTTSPKHAETSREFFRTLAGKDVFVTRTEQQLFDPEAGIFLADRFVIGTCPNCGHTDAYGDQCEKCGTALSPMELIDPRSTITDARPELRETTHWYLPLEDFQERLEAWIATKPDWKPNVLGQVKSWLNDGLRARAITRDVPWGVPVPEDVAEAAGVSAEGKVIYVWFDAPIGYISATREWAEARGDADLWKSYWQGDDARLLHFIGKDNIVFHCLMFPAMLMAHGDYVLPENVPANEFLNLEGDKLSTSRNWAVWLHEYLEEFPPDLLRYALATTLPETKDADFSWNDFQSRVNSELADVLGNFVHRSLTFAGRFFDGVVPPLSEPSQMDLDTLKALEEFPRRIGDAYDAYRFREGVFESMALARLGNKYFNDTEPWKTRKADPQACANTVHVSLQLCASLAVLLDPVLPHTAAALRGMLNLEGVRSGMPGARGEIGWADAGRPLLKAGQAVNQPEILFTKIEDEVIQAQIDKLGGGSSDEDAGEPYEEVREVATFDDFLKLDLRAGVITAAEAVPKSKKLLRLEVDLGFATRQILSGVAQHWKPEELIGKHVSVVANLAPRKMMGLESQGMVLMAEDRDGTLHLLESTGEAGGVIR encoded by the coding sequence ATGGCCTCCACTCCCAAACGCACGCTGGTCACGGCCGCGCTGCCCTATGCCAACGGACCGATTCACATCGGCCACCTGGCGGGCGCGTACCTGCCCAGCGACATCTACTGCCGGTACAAGCGCATTGCCGGTGAGGACATTGTCTTCATCTGCGGCTCCGACGAGATGGGCGTGGCCATCATGGTGCGGGCGCGCAAGGAGGGCACCACGCCGCAGGAGATTGTGGACCGCTATCATCCGGTGATCGAGGATGCGTTCCAGCGGTTCGGGATGAGCTTCGATCACTACGGGCGCACCACCAGTCCGAAGCATGCCGAGACGAGTCGGGAATTCTTCCGCACGCTGGCTGGCAAGGACGTGTTCGTGACGCGCACCGAGCAGCAGCTGTTTGACCCCGAGGCGGGCATCTTCCTCGCGGATCGCTTTGTGATCGGTACGTGTCCCAACTGCGGGCACACGGACGCCTACGGGGACCAGTGCGAGAAGTGCGGCACGGCCCTCAGCCCGATGGAGCTGATTGATCCGCGCTCCACCATCACGGACGCGCGCCCCGAGCTGCGCGAAACCACACACTGGTACCTGCCGCTGGAGGACTTTCAGGAGCGGCTGGAGGCGTGGATTGCCACCAAGCCGGACTGGAAGCCCAACGTGTTGGGGCAGGTCAAGTCCTGGCTGAACGATGGGCTGCGTGCCCGCGCCATCACGCGGGACGTGCCCTGGGGCGTGCCGGTGCCGGAGGACGTCGCAGAGGCGGCCGGCGTGTCTGCCGAAGGCAAGGTGATCTATGTCTGGTTCGATGCGCCCATCGGCTACATCTCCGCCACGCGCGAGTGGGCGGAGGCGCGGGGCGATGCGGACCTCTGGAAGTCGTACTGGCAGGGTGACGATGCGCGCCTGCTGCACTTCATCGGCAAGGACAACATTGTCTTCCACTGCCTGATGTTTCCGGCGATGCTCATGGCGCACGGCGACTACGTGCTGCCGGAGAACGTGCCCGCCAACGAATTCCTGAATCTGGAGGGGGACAAGCTGTCCACCTCCCGCAACTGGGCAGTCTGGCTGCACGAGTACCTGGAGGAATTCCCGCCGGATCTCCTGCGATACGCTCTGGCCACGACACTGCCCGAGACCAAGGACGCGGACTTCTCCTGGAACGACTTCCAGAGCCGGGTCAACTCGGAGCTGGCCGATGTGCTGGGCAACTTTGTGCACCGCTCGCTGACGTTTGCGGGGCGGTTCTTCGACGGGGTGGTGCCGCCGTTGTCGGAGCCCTCTCAGATGGACCTCGACACGCTGAAGGCGCTTGAGGAATTCCCGCGGCGCATCGGCGATGCCTATGACGCTTACCGATTCCGGGAGGGCGTCTTCGAGTCGATGGCGCTGGCGCGGCTGGGCAACAAGTACTTCAACGACACCGAGCCCTGGAAGACGCGCAAGGCGGATCCGCAGGCGTGTGCGAACACGGTGCACGTGTCGCTGCAGCTGTGTGCGTCGTTGGCGGTGCTGCTGGATCCGGTGCTGCCGCACACGGCGGCGGCGCTGCGCGGCATGCTCAATCTGGAAGGCGTTCGCAGTGGCATGCCGGGTGCGCGCGGAGAGATCGGCTGGGCCGATGCCGGGCGCCCTCTGCTGAAGGCCGGGCAGGCGGTGAACCAGCCGGAGATCCTGTTCACCAAGATCGAAGACGAGGTGATTCAGGCGCAGATCGACAAGCTGGGCGGCGGATCATCGGACGAGGATGCCGGCGAGCCGTACGAGGAAGTCCGGGAGGTCGCAACGTTTGACGACTTCCTCAAGCTGGACCTGCGAGCGGGTGTGATCACGGCCGCCGAGGCGGTGCCAAAGTCCAAGAAGCTGCTTCGCCTGGAGGTGGATCTGGGTTTTGCGACCCGGCAGATCCTGTCCGGCGTGGCGCAGCACTGGAAGCCGGAGGAGTTGATCGGCAAGCACGTCTCCGTGGTGGCCAACCTGGCACCGCGCAAGATGATGGGCCTGGAAAGTCAGGGCATGGTCTTGATGGCAGAGGATCGAGACGGGACCTTGCACCTGTTGGAATCCACAGGAGAAGCAGGGGGCGTCATCCGCTGA
- a CDS encoding DUF4292 domain-containing protein: protein MKRYPLLGLLAVLAVGCSGSRQVAYIPPSAGFPNHSVEEIVQRLPPPDSLWGSFAGDLAIAYSMPGDRGTVNARVSYRRADSVLMRFRAPLGLEVSRALVTQDSMFVYDRVARKLYVGERGVADAMLPIGFWRSDVAAAVFGFETLDAGGWELSTDSTWYVLTRGDRTVIVDPGPWRIIASDTRDASGMLVDQRRFTDFERIDGLYVPRRIVTSRPDQDVRASITIRRLTPDPDRLSFDLGLRSDVERVPVY from the coding sequence GTGAAACGATATCCTCTGCTCGGCCTGCTCGCCGTGCTTGCGGTTGGGTGCTCCGGCTCTCGTCAGGTTGCTTACATCCCGCCGTCGGCAGGATTTCCCAACCACTCGGTTGAGGAGATCGTCCAGCGGCTGCCGCCCCCGGATTCCCTGTGGGGCAGTTTCGCGGGAGACCTGGCCATCGCCTACAGTATGCCCGGTGATCGCGGTACCGTAAACGCGCGCGTCAGCTACCGTCGGGCGGACTCGGTACTCATGCGATTCCGCGCGCCGCTCGGACTGGAAGTATCCCGCGCTCTGGTTACGCAGGACTCCATGTTTGTGTATGACCGGGTGGCCCGCAAACTGTATGTCGGTGAGCGAGGCGTGGCGGATGCCATGCTACCCATCGGATTCTGGCGGAGCGATGTGGCGGCGGCCGTCTTCGGGTTCGAGACCCTGGATGCCGGCGGCTGGGAGTTGTCCACGGACAGCACGTGGTATGTGCTCACCCGGGGCGACCGCACCGTGATTGTGGACCCCGGCCCGTGGCGCATCATCGCCTCCGACACTCGAGATGCCAGTGGCATGCTTGTTGATCAGAGACGCTTTACCGATTTCGAGCGCATCGACGGGCTGTATGTGCCGCGCCGGATTGTGACGTCTCGCCCCGATCAGGACGTGCGGGCCAGCATCACCATCCGACGGCTCACGCCGGACCCGGATCGACTGTCGTTCGACCTCGGCCTCAGAAGTGATGTCGAACGTGTCCCCGTGTACTGA
- a CDS encoding Fic family protein, translating into MQAPAAIPVSADILRLIGRIDEFKGAWKALGDMALERLDALKRVATIESIGSSTRIEGARLSDSEVERLLANLEVGSFETRDEQEVAGYAEVMDTIFGSWQDLPVSENYILQLHGILLRHSEKDAWHHGRYKSSPNHVVTRDASGQEVGVVFETASPVETPVRMAELVDWYNGTRTENHALLRIATFVVVFLAIHPFQDGNGRLSRALTTLLLLKAGYAYVPFSSLESVIEGSKQQYYVALRRTQSTLRSEEPDFMPWLRYFLQSLDEQAVRLARKLEAQSGPPLPELSAAIIAMARRTGRVTMSDAVRATGASRNTLKGHFRSLVEQGLLRLHGAGRGAWYERG; encoded by the coding sequence GTGCAAGCGCCAGCAGCCATACCCGTCTCCGCCGATATCCTGCGCCTGATTGGCCGGATCGACGAGTTCAAGGGTGCCTGGAAGGCTCTGGGAGACATGGCCCTGGAGCGCCTGGATGCCCTCAAGCGCGTGGCGACCATTGAAAGCATAGGCTCCTCCACCCGCATTGAGGGTGCCCGCCTGAGCGACTCGGAAGTGGAGCGGCTTCTGGCCAACCTGGAAGTCGGCAGTTTCGAGACCCGGGATGAGCAGGAGGTTGCCGGCTACGCAGAGGTAATGGACACCATCTTCGGGTCCTGGCAGGACCTCCCGGTGTCAGAGAATTACATCCTGCAGCTTCACGGCATCCTGCTCAGACACAGCGAAAAGGACGCGTGGCACCATGGTCGGTACAAGTCGTCGCCGAACCATGTCGTGACGCGGGATGCGTCCGGGCAGGAGGTGGGGGTGGTGTTCGAGACCGCATCGCCCGTGGAGACGCCCGTGCGCATGGCAGAGCTCGTCGACTGGTACAATGGCACTCGGACCGAGAACCATGCGCTCCTGCGCATCGCCACGTTTGTCGTGGTTTTCCTGGCGATCCACCCTTTCCAGGACGGAAATGGCCGCCTCTCCCGGGCACTTACGACCTTGCTGCTGCTGAAAGCCGGCTACGCCTACGTGCCGTTCAGCTCTCTGGAAAGCGTCATCGAGGGCAGCAAACAGCAGTACTACGTGGCGCTTCGTCGGACTCAGTCCACCCTGCGGTCAGAGGAGCCCGACTTCATGCCGTGGTTGCGCTACTTCCTCCAGTCACTGGATGAGCAGGCGGTGCGACTGGCGCGCAAGCTCGAGGCGCAATCGGGGCCGCCGCTACCCGAGCTGTCCGCCGCCATTATTGCGATGGCGCGGCGTACTGGCCGGGTCACCATGAGCGATGCCGTGCGGGCGACAGGGGCCAGCCGCAACACCCTCAAGGGTCACTTCCGGAGTCTGGTTGAGCAGGGCCTGCTGAGGCTGCATGGGGCCGGCCGAGGGGCGTGGTACGAGCGCGGCTGA
- the proC gene encoding pyrroline-5-carboxylate reductase gives MLHDHTIAIIGAGNIGRALIGGMLKGHDLPPSRIRAARRNPAALEALEAQFPGIVTTTDNREAVRGASIVVLAVKPQGAATVLAEIKDDLSPGTLLVSVLAGLSTDAIEQALGRDFPVIRTMPNTPMIVDEGATALAAGSHAGDEHFAAATALFESVGRVETVPEYLMDAVTGLSGSGPAYVYMFIEALTDGGVKQGIPRPQAFRLAAQTVFGAAKLVLDSGKHPAILRDEVTTPGGTAIAAVADLESHGLRTMLINAVATATARSKELGS, from the coding sequence ATGCTGCACGACCACACCATAGCCATCATCGGCGCCGGCAACATCGGCCGGGCGCTGATTGGCGGCATGCTCAAAGGACACGATCTGCCCCCCAGCCGCATCCGCGCGGCGCGTCGCAACCCGGCCGCGCTGGAAGCCCTCGAGGCGCAGTTCCCCGGCATCGTCACCACCACGGACAACCGTGAGGCCGTGCGCGGCGCGTCCATCGTAGTGCTGGCCGTCAAGCCCCAGGGCGCGGCTACCGTGCTTGCCGAAATCAAGGACGACCTCTCCCCCGGCACCCTGCTTGTGTCCGTACTGGCCGGGCTGTCCACGGACGCCATCGAACAGGCGCTCGGCCGCGACTTCCCGGTCATCCGCACCATGCCCAACACGCCGATGATCGTGGATGAGGGCGCCACCGCGCTGGCCGCAGGCTCCCATGCGGGCGATGAGCACTTTGCCGCCGCCACCGCACTCTTCGAAAGCGTCGGCCGCGTGGAAACCGTGCCGGAGTATTTGATGGACGCCGTGACGGGCCTGTCTGGCAGCGGCCCGGCCTACGTCTATATGTTTATTGAGGCGCTGACAGACGGCGGCGTGAAGCAGGGCATCCCGCGCCCACAGGCCTTCCGCCTTGCGGCCCAGACCGTGTTCGGCGCAGCCAAGCTGGTGCTTGACTCGGGCAAGCACCCCGCCATCCTGCGGGATGAGGTGACCACGCCAGGCGGCACGGCCATCGCCGCTGTCGCCGACCTGGAGAGCCACGGCCTGCGCACCATGCTGATCAATGCCGTGGCGACGGCCACCGCACGCAGCAAGGAACTGGGTTCCTAG
- a CDS encoding PIN domain-containing protein: protein MRILVDTNVWIRLVARDDPGQAEAAAKLIGESLQRGYQLVLSTVIAAELAWVLGNKFKLSWTAVADFFQGLSATSGVELENEGTVLAACHLASRENVDFADAYNALWAQEQGITTAFTFDTKHFRRLGFEAVQAPG, encoded by the coding sequence ATGAGAATCCTGGTCGACACGAATGTCTGGATTCGGTTGGTCGCGCGAGACGATCCCGGGCAGGCAGAGGCGGCGGCGAAGCTGATCGGAGAATCGCTTCAGCGTGGGTATCAGCTTGTTCTGTCCACGGTCATTGCGGCAGAGTTGGCATGGGTGCTGGGCAACAAGTTCAAGCTCTCCTGGACGGCAGTCGCCGACTTCTTCCAGGGGCTTTCGGCCACGTCCGGAGTGGAGTTGGAAAATGAGGGCACCGTGCTCGCGGCGTGCCACCTTGCCTCAAGGGAAAACGTGGACTTCGCCGACGCCTACAACGCTCTATGGGCTCAGGAGCAGGGCATCACGACCGCCTTCACCTTCGATACCAAACACTTCCGTCGACTGGGTTTCGAGGCGGTGCAGGCTCCCGGCTGA
- a CDS encoding peptidoglycan DD-metalloendopeptidase family protein, giving the protein MPLRFLLPLALLLVVDTAAAQLSAESGLRDTRASFQAELDDLRSKISATEKALNQTKNRESSSLRMLTQLNRDIALREEVVRTFEARIAQLTNERDSVFAQVEHLSTEIQALKEEYQARATHAYKYGRMHDLALIFSAASINQMLVRVNYLNRFSDARRKQVDEIRETTNILEDRRRDLLETLAYTEETLAEARQEREQLFDQKRERQRVVRALRQEKGKLETQLAQRRKAEEDLAGRLEALIAEERRRALAAGNTGFNAAEFAALTGSFETNRGRLPWPARGTVVERFGVQVNEEYGTRTTNQGIVVATTPAADVRSVFEGRVIGIDAMPVYGTYVMVSHGDYVTVYGNLSKVYVTPQQALTAGQLVGQAGTESDPYGAGYFFGLSKDGFVDPAAWLK; this is encoded by the coding sequence ATGCCCCTCCGGTTTCTCCTGCCGCTCGCGCTGCTACTGGTCGTGGACACCGCGGCGGCCCAGCTGTCGGCGGAGTCCGGGCTCAGGGACACGAGGGCCTCGTTTCAGGCCGAACTGGATGATCTGCGCTCGAAAATCTCGGCCACCGAGAAAGCGCTGAATCAAACCAAAAACCGGGAATCCAGCTCGCTGCGCATGCTCACGCAGCTCAATCGGGACATCGCTCTAAGGGAAGAGGTGGTGCGCACGTTTGAAGCGCGCATCGCCCAGTTGACGAACGAACGGGACTCGGTCTTTGCCCAGGTTGAGCATCTGTCCACGGAGATTCAGGCGCTGAAGGAAGAGTATCAGGCCCGGGCCACGCACGCCTACAAGTACGGCCGCATGCATGACCTGGCGCTGATCTTTTCGGCGGCATCCATCAACCAGATGCTGGTGCGCGTCAACTACCTGAACCGGTTCTCGGATGCCCGTCGCAAGCAGGTCGACGAGATTCGCGAGACCACCAACATACTCGAGGACCGTCGTCGTGACCTGCTGGAAACCCTCGCCTACACCGAGGAAACTCTGGCCGAGGCACGACAGGAACGCGAGCAGCTGTTTGACCAGAAGCGCGAGCGCCAGCGGGTGGTGCGCGCGCTCAGGCAGGAAAAGGGCAAGCTGGAAACCCAGTTGGCCCAGCGGCGCAAAGCTGAAGAGGATCTGGCCGGCAGGCTGGAAGCGCTGATCGCAGAGGAACGTCGCCGCGCCCTGGCCGCCGGCAACACAGGATTCAATGCCGCCGAGTTCGCGGCGCTCACGGGTAGCTTCGAGACCAATCGAGGCCGTCTGCCCTGGCCCGCGCGAGGCACCGTGGTGGAACGATTTGGCGTGCAGGTAAACGAGGAATACGGCACCCGCACCACCAACCAGGGCATCGTGGTGGCCACCACACCCGCCGCCGATGTGCGCTCTGTGTTTGAGGGCCGCGTCATCGGCATTGACGCGATGCCGGTGTACGGCACGTACGTGATGGTGTCGCACGGGGATTACGTCACGGTGTACGGCAACCTGTCCAAGGTGTACGTCACGCCCCAGCAGGCACTGACTGCCGGACAACTGGTCGGGCAGGCCGGGACCGAATCCGATCCGTACGGCGCTGGCTACTTCTTCGGGCTGTCCAAGGACGGCTTTGTGGATCCGGCGGCCTGGTTGAAGTAG
- a CDS encoding AbrB/MazE/SpoVT family DNA-binding domain-containing protein, translating to MKPFDWQNEKRLAKTTSPVNMLAKIGRRGQLTIPKAIRERFGLEEGHSLAFYVDGDGIRVRPVTKDIFDWVGAFELPEEWKGLSWEEIMAKTRQEMADHIARQGR from the coding sequence ATGAAACCATTTGACTGGCAAAACGAAAAACGACTGGCAAAAACTACATCGCCAGTCAATATGCTCGCCAAAATCGGCCGGAGAGGCCAACTGACGATTCCGAAGGCCATCCGGGAGCGGTTTGGCCTGGAGGAGGGGCACTCGCTTGCGTTCTATGTGGATGGGGATGGCATCCGGGTGCGGCCGGTCACGAAGGACATTTTTGATTGGGTGGGGGCGTTTGAGCTTCCCGAGGAATGGAAAGGGCTGTCCTGGGAGGAAATCATGGCAAAGACCCGGCAGGAGATGGCAGACCACATCGCCAGACAAGGCCGATGA
- a CDS encoding sodium-dependent bicarbonate transport family permease — translation MEQLASLASNLLSPVILAFALGIIAALVRSDLRLPGAIYQALSIYLLLAIGLKGGVELAKTPFLEFLAPALLTLGLGIVTPIIAYNVLRRLGKMDRPNSAAIAAHYGSVSAVTFIVSVSFVASQGVDAAGYMPALVAILEVPAIMVALMIAYTRDKRAGSWQDAMHEAATGPSIILLVGGLLIGLAVGPSGFEPVEPFFVNGFQGALVLFLMEMGIVAGQRLKDLKQAGAFLVAFGIFLPIVHGFLAVWTAGLIGMSVSSAAVLAAMVSSASYIAAPAAVRIALPEANPTLYLTASLGITFPFNVTLGIPLYYLMAEWLIA, via the coding sequence ATGGAACAGCTCGCGAGTCTCGCGTCGAACCTGCTGTCTCCGGTCATCCTGGCGTTTGCGCTGGGCATCATCGCTGCGCTGGTTCGGTCGGATCTGCGGCTGCCGGGTGCGATCTACCAGGCGCTCTCCATCTACCTGCTCCTTGCGATCGGACTGAAGGGCGGCGTGGAGCTAGCCAAGACGCCCTTTCTGGAGTTTCTGGCGCCGGCGCTTCTGACCCTGGGGCTGGGCATTGTCACGCCCATCATTGCCTACAACGTGCTCCGGCGCCTGGGCAAGATGGACCGGCCGAACTCGGCGGCGATCGCGGCGCACTACGGCTCGGTGTCGGCGGTGACATTCATCGTGTCCGTGTCGTTTGTGGCGTCCCAGGGCGTGGACGCGGCCGGGTACATGCCGGCGCTGGTGGCCATCCTGGAGGTGCCCGCCATCATGGTGGCGCTGATGATTGCCTACACCCGCGACAAGCGCGCGGGATCGTGGCAGGACGCCATGCATGAGGCGGCCACCGGGCCGTCGATCATTCTGCTTGTCGGCGGGCTGTTGATTGGACTCGCCGTGGGACCGTCCGGGTTTGAGCCGGTGGAGCCGTTCTTTGTCAACGGTTTCCAGGGCGCGCTGGTGCTCTTCCTGATGGAGATGGGCATCGTAGCCGGGCAGCGCCTGAAGGACCTGAAGCAGGCCGGCGCGTTTCTGGTGGCCTTCGGCATTTTCCTGCCGATTGTGCACGGATTCCTGGCGGTCTGGACGGCCGGGCTGATCGGCATGTCCGTGTCTTCGGCGGCCGTGCTGGCGGCGATGGTGTCGAGTGCTTCCTACATCGCGGCGCCTGCTGCGGTGCGCATCGCCCTCCCGGAAGCCAATCCCACGCTTTACCTCACCGCATCCCTGGGCATCACGTTTCCGTTCAATGTGACCCTGGGCATTCCACTGTATTACTTGATGGCCGAATGGCTGATAGCCTGA
- the rpiB gene encoding ribose 5-phosphate isomerase B has translation MARRVVISEQKVRDAHRSGDGFVVVPDNALITPLARDAARALGVEFRKASEHPDAPPPPPSGPRAVAIGSDHGGFQMKAELVTFLEQMGWSVHDVGTHSADSCDYPDFAYATARMVTNGRARFGIMIDGAGIGSAMVCNKVYRIRAACPYNEFTAWNARAHNDANVLTLGARTLGIEVVKAIVRTFLETDFEGGRHAKRVGKIGDVDEAYRGKQG, from the coding sequence GTGGCGCGCAGAGTGGTGATATCGGAGCAGAAGGTGCGGGATGCGCACCGCAGCGGGGACGGCTTTGTGGTCGTGCCGGACAATGCGCTCATCACGCCTCTTGCGCGCGATGCGGCCCGCGCCCTGGGCGTGGAATTTCGCAAGGCCTCCGAGCACCCGGACGCCCCACCCCCGCCGCCTTCCGGTCCACGAGCCGTGGCAATCGGCAGCGACCACGGCGGCTTCCAGATGAAGGCCGAACTCGTGACGTTTCTGGAGCAGATGGGCTGGTCCGTGCATGACGTGGGCACGCACAGCGCCGACTCCTGCGACTATCCGGACTTTGCCTACGCCACGGCGCGCATGGTCACGAACGGACGGGCCCGTTTCGGCATCATGATCGACGGGGCCGGCATCGGATCGGCGATGGTGTGCAACAAGGTGTACCGAATCCGCGCGGCCTGTCCCTACAACGAGTTCACGGCCTGGAATGCCAGGGCGCACAATGACGCCAACGTGCTGACCCTTGGTGCGCGCACGCTGGGCATCGAGGTCGTCAAAGCGATTGTGCGCACGTTCCTGGAGACGGACTTCGAAGGCGGCCGCCACGCCAAGCGCGTGGGCAAGATTGGCGATGTGGACGAGGCGTATCGGGGGAAGCAGGGCTGA